The Nitrospira sp. sequence CCGTTTTCCCGTCCGGAAGATCTTGAACCGGCTCGACGCGTGCAGTCGCTGCGGGGATTCCTCTGGAAGAATGGACTCTATGCCACAGACCGCTTGGTCACGGCGATTCCCTGCCAGGACCTCTTCGTCCGAACGCTCTCGTTCCCCTTCAAGGATTCGGCCAAGCTGGCCCAAGTCGTGCCGTTCGAAGTCGAGAATCTCGTGCCCATGCCGCTCGAAGACCTCGCGGTCGGAAGTCTGGTCCTACCGCCTGGACAGCTGGTTGAAGGGGCTTCCCGCGAGTCCAAGGGCTCGGAGGTTCTGGTCACGGCGGCGCCAAGAGACAAGGTCGACGAGCATCTCAAGTTTTTGGCGCAAGCCGATGTGGAGCCGTCGGCAATCAATGTCGATGCCATGGCGCTCTTTTCCGTCACGCAATTTCTGCAGGAGGAAGGAGCCGCCGTCCCGCAAGATTTGGCCATCATCGACGTCGGCGCTTCGAAAACCACCCTCTGTCTGGTACAGGGGGGGCGTCCCGTCATGCTCCGGACGATTCTCTGGGGCGGTAACCATTTGACTCACGCCCTGGCTGTCCGGCACGCCTGCAGCTTCGCCGACGCGGAACGACACAAGCGCACGATGGCCGTTGATCAAGTACACGGCATGTTGGAGCCTATCCTGAGAGAGCTTCGGATCACATTGCAAGCCTATCAAGGAAACGACCGTAGTCGCTTGACCCACTGCTGGATATGCGGCGGCGGGTCGAAACTCCAGGAAATCGGCGCCTACATGTCCCGTCAATTAGGACTCTATCCGGTGGGGCCACGCCAAGGATTTGGCGCCGATACTCCAAAAGCATTTTCCATCGCGTTCGGTTTGGCCATTCACCCGAAGATCATCCGACCCCGCTGGCGGTTCAAATCGTCTCCGCTGGGACTCGCGCTCGATCTGAAAGGGGTCTCCGAAGCGGGTTTACCGGACTCTGCCATGACCAAGCGAGACCGCCGGTTGGCGACGGCTGCCGGCTTGGTAATCGCCGTCTTGGCGCTCGTGGATTTCTCGATTCACTTCATGCTGCAGGATCAACGAGTGGCCAGGCTGAAAACCGCCCTGCACAGCCAATATGAGCGACTCTTCGGACCAGGCGCCGCCTCCGGAGAAGAACTTGATCAAGCACAATACCGCCTCGGAGTCCTCGATAAGTCACTCGGCCTTGTCGATGCTACGAACGGGAAAGCCTTGCTCACGCTCTCGACATTCGTGAAACAACTGCCGCCGGGAACGATGGTCAAGGTCCGCGAGCTGACCGTCGATGGCGCGGTGATTATCCTGGAGGGGGAGACCACGTCTTTTGACGCGGTGGAACGCATCAAACAAACCTTCGTATCGAGCCCGCGGCTGACGGACGTGTCGGTGACGGAAACGCGAGTGGGCGCGACTTCCAATCAAGTTGTGTTTCGCATGACCGTCACGGTGCAGCAACCATGATACAGAGCTTCCGGGAACGATGGCATCACATGTCACGGCGCGAGCGCGTCATCATGCTGACCGGCGGAATCGTGCTCGGACTCAGCCTGCTCTTTGTGCTGATCGTGGATCCCCTGCTGGACAAGCTCGATCGCCTCGAGCGCCAAGCGGTGCGGAAACAGAAAGACCTCGCCGAGCTGACTGTGCTCGGCCAAACCTATCTTGCCAAACGAGACCGCTTGACCAAGGTCGAAAGTCGCATGCCCGGAGCCGACAGCCATTTCTCTCTCCTCACGTTTATGGAAGAAGCGGCGACCACCGCCCACGTGCGCGAGCGAATTGCCGGAATGCAGCCGCAAGTACAGTCGCTGGCGCAAGGGTATGAAGAAACAGCCGTCGATCTCCGATTGGAAGGCGTTCAACTTCCGGAGTTGCTGGCGCTACTGGTCGCCATCGATCAAGCTCCCTACGACCTTCACGTTCGCCACCTGCAAATTCGACCGAAATTCGATAATCCCGTCAATGTCGACGCAACCATTCGGGTCTTGAGCTATGCCAAGAGCTGATGAACGGGGCGTCGCGCTTCTACTGGCGCTGCTGATCCTGACGCTGCTGACGGCTCTCATCCTTGAGTTTGATGCGGAAGCTCGCCGTGAATACAGAGCCGCCGCCACCTTTCGCGACGACTATAAGGCCAGCATGCTGACGCGGGCCGCCGTGCAGGCGGCGCGGGCGGTGCTGCAGCAGGATCTCGTGCGTGAAAAGATGACCGGTCAAAAATACGACGGCCCCACCGATATTTGGGCCATGCCGATCAAGAATTATGCGATCGGAGACGGATTCCTGACCGCGCAGATCCAAGACGAGATGGGGAAATTGAACCTGAATGACCTCTCGTCGAGTTCGGGGAGCGAGGTGGAGCAGAAAAAGAAGGTCCTCCGGGTCAAGCGATTGTTCGAACTGCTCAGGGTCAACCCGAACCTGGTCGATGCGCTCATCGATTGGGTCGACCAGGATGAAGTGCCCCAACCGGCCGGCGCGGAGAGCCTCTACTACCAATCGCTGAGGCCGCCTTACCGGTCCGCCAACAGTCCGCTGCCGGGTCTAGGAGATCTGCGGCTCATCAAGGGATTCACTCCGGACATTATCGAGCGCATCTCTCCATATGTCACCGTGTACCCGCTGGAGGGTGGCGCGGCGGTGAATCTCAATACGGCCGATCCCATCGTCATTCAGACGCTCGACCCGAGCATCAGCCAGAGCGTCGCGATCGAGATCGTTCAGGGACGCCCCTACAAAACCAAGGTGGAGCTCGACCGGGTCGGAAGCTTTCAGGAAATCGGTCGAGCGCTGAGAAACGACTATGATGTGAGGTCGGACTATTTCTCCGCGCGCCTTGCCCTCACCATCAACGAAACGACCAAGACTTCCCTGGCAATCTTGAGGCGAGACGCGAGCAAAGGCGAGAGCACCGTGGAGTACTTGCGGGCGCTGTAGTGATACATACTGAGTTTCAGGTTGCGTGTTCTGGGAGTCTACTCTAGCGGCACCGTAATCATCGCTTCATTCCCCCGCTCGTTGTACGCCAAGCAAGGAAAGAACGATCGGGCCAAAAAGATCCCTCGCCCGTTCGCGCCGACCGACTCACAACCGTCCTGGGACCGCGTGAGCAGACTCCGCCACTTGAACCCCTTCCCCTCATCGGTGATGCGGTACACCACGTGGTTGGCACTCTTGTCGTGAAGCACGTGAATGGTCACCCGGCGGTCTCGGAGCCGAGATTGGGCGAGGCGGTTGGCGAGGAGCTGCTCATAGTGGCCGTTGATCAGCGCTTCCCGCTTCTCCTGATAAAAGATTTCGAGATTCCCATGTTCGATCGCGTTGAAGAGCAACTCCTGAAGGGTTCCCCGAAGATGCAGCCGTCGTAGCGGGGATAAGGTCGCGGCCGTCGTCTTGATCAACCATGAGATGACCCCCGGGATGTGTGTGGGGTCGGAATCGACCGTCAGTCGATATTCCGACAGGCAAAGTCCAGGCAGCTCCGCGAGATCTCCAGGCAGTAGATCCTGGGCACGCTGCAGCGCGCGGGCCAGTTCTTCCTCGACGATGGGCTTGTGGAGATAGTCGGCAGCCCCGACGCGAAGCGCCTCGACAATGATGGGTTCCGGCGCATCTTTCGCCATCACGATGACGGGGCAGAGCTCATGCCGGGCCCTGATCTCTTTGACCAATCTGAGACCGGCTGCTTCCGGAAGAAACACGTCGGTAATGACAATGTCCGGCGCCGCCAGATCGATCGTAGTCAGAGCGGTCGCCGGATCAGACGCGGCGACGACCGAGAATCCTCTCCCCTCCAGATGTCGGACGATACGATCCTGCGTTTCTCGACATGGATCGATGATCAAGAGCTGATTGCGAGCATCGAGCATGCTCATGCGGCGATTCCCTCGTCGAGTACCCGGCGGAGCGCCGCCAGAAGGCGAAAAAGTTCCCGCTCCAACGCGTCATAGTGCTCTCCGGCTTGCGTCAAGTTTCCGGCTTTCGCCGATTCTTCCAGCTCCTTGCAGGCGTGAAGGGCCGCTGGAGCGCAGAACTGGAGGATCGCTCCCTTCAAGCGGTGACTGGATCGCGCCAACCCGACGGCATTCTGGCCGCTCAGCGCCGCCTGAGCTTCGCCTAAATCCTTCGGGCCATGCTCGACAAACAGTTCGACCATCATCTGAAAGATTTCTCGATCGTGATCCACGCGGGCGAGGGCCTCGTCGAGGTTGAAAACGTGGTCAGGAGTCATGAAAGATCTCTCCGAGGTCGGCTATTTCGACACCCATCAATGCCACATCATCGGGAAACTGTTCGTGCCCCAGCCACCCGATCGCCGTCGCGATAGTCCCCGAGATGACCTCTTCCAGAGGGCGCTCGCCGAATGAGCGAATCGTCTTCTCCAGACGATCTTGCCCCCACAGTTCGCCGCCCGACGACGGCACTTCGTAGAGACCGTCGCTCAGCAGATACAGGCGATCACCCGGCTCGACATGGACCTTTTCTGTGAGGTAGGTCATCGACCCATCGAAGCCAAGCGGCAAATTCGGTCGAGCCATCCGACAGATCTCACCCGTCCGGCGGTGAAGAAGCACCCCATTGTGTCCGGCAGTCGCATAGGACAGTGTGCGAGAGCGGATATCGAGTCTCGCAAAGGTGATCGTAAAGTAGTTTCCATCCTCCGTCAGCGGGAACTGTTTATTCGCTTCCGTCAGGATGGCGCCGGGATCGTTCGATCCGACGGCATGCAGCAGGCTGTCCCTTCGCAAAAAAGTCGCAAATGAGGCGGAGCGCAGAGCCGGAGAGACACCGTGCCCGGACGCATCGAGCAAATACAACCCCAGCATGTGTTCGCTCCACGGAACGATATTGAAGAGATCACCCCCCAACGCGAGCGACGGTCGATAAGCATGGACCATGCGAACACCCCGCAGGAGGGTCCCCGCTACAGGAAGCAGTGATTCGACATAGCGTGCGGCGGACTGGAGTTCCCGTTCGATGGCCTCCTGTTTTCTCCGGATCTCCTCCGTCACGTGTTCCAGTCTTCTGATCAACGTCGCCGCGCGCATCCCGGCCTGGACTCGAGCAGTAATTTCATACTTGCTTGCGGCCTTGCTGAGAAAGTCATCCGCGCCGCGAGCCAATCCTTCAGCGATTTGCTCAGGCTGATCATGACTCGTCATCATGAGAATCTGACTCGTCAGGAGTTCCGGATCTTGACGAACCAGTTCGCAGAAGGACGGGCCGTCCATTTCAGGCATCATCCAGTCCAAGATA is a genomic window containing:
- the pilM gene encoding pilus assembly protein PilM; translation: MSIVNECVGLDIGQTGLKAVRFRRRLSGRETVDYFQHPMPFSRPEDLEPARRVQSLRGFLWKNGLYATDRLVTAIPCQDLFVRTLSFPFKDSAKLAQVVPFEVENLVPMPLEDLAVGSLVLPPGQLVEGASRESKGSEVLVTAAPRDKVDEHLKFLAQADVEPSAINVDAMALFSVTQFLQEEGAAVPQDLAIIDVGASKTTLCLVQGGRPVMLRTILWGGNHLTHALAVRHACSFADAERHKRTMAVDQVHGMLEPILRELRITLQAYQGNDRSRLTHCWICGGGSKLQEIGAYMSRQLGLYPVGPRQGFGADTPKAFSIAFGLAIHPKIIRPRWRFKSSPLGLALDLKGVSEAGLPDSAMTKRDRRLATAAGLVIAVLALVDFSIHFMLQDQRVARLKTALHSQYERLFGPGAASGEELDQAQYRLGVLDKSLGLVDATNGKALLTLSTFVKQLPPGTMVKVRELTVDGAVIILEGETTSFDAVERIKQTFVSSPRLTDVSVTETRVGATSNQVVFRMTVTVQQP
- a CDS encoding type II secretion system protein M, whose product is MSRRERVIMLTGGIVLGLSLLFVLIVDPLLDKLDRLERQAVRKQKDLAELTVLGQTYLAKRDRLTKVESRMPGADSHFSLLTFMEEAATTAHVRERIAGMQPQVQSLAQGYEETAVDLRLEGVQLPELLALLVAIDQAPYDLHVRHLQIRPKFDNPVNVDATIRVLSYAKS
- the gspK gene encoding type II secretion system minor pseudopilin GspK; amino-acid sequence: MPRADERGVALLLALLILTLLTALILEFDAEARREYRAAATFRDDYKASMLTRAAVQAARAVLQQDLVREKMTGQKYDGPTDIWAMPIKNYAIGDGFLTAQIQDEMGKLNLNDLSSSSGSEVEQKKKVLRVKRLFELLRVNPNLVDALIDWVDQDEVPQPAGAESLYYQSLRPPYRSANSPLPGLGDLRLIKGFTPDIIERISPYVTVYPLEGGAAVNLNTADPIVIQTLDPSISQSVAIEIVQGRPYKTKVELDRVGSFQEIGRALRNDYDVRSDYFSARLALTINETTKTSLAILRRDASKGESTVEYLRAL
- a CDS encoding response regulator, yielding MSMLDARNQLLIIDPCRETQDRIVRHLEGRGFSVVAASDPATALTTIDLAAPDIVITDVFLPEAAGLRLVKEIRARHELCPVIVMAKDAPEPIIVEALRVGAADYLHKPIVEEELARALQRAQDLLPGDLAELPGLCLSEYRLTVDSDPTHIPGVISWLIKTTAATLSPLRRLHLRGTLQELLFNAIEHGNLEIFYQEKREALINGHYEQLLANRLAQSRLRDRRVTIHVLHDKSANHVVYRITDEGKGFKWRSLLTRSQDGCESVGANGRGIFLARSFFPCLAYNERGNEAMITVPLE
- a CDS encoding Hpt domain-containing protein, translated to MTPDHVFNLDEALARVDHDREIFQMMVELFVEHGPKDLGEAQAALSGQNAVGLARSSHRLKGAILQFCAPAALHACKELEESAKAGNLTQAGEHYDALERELFRLLAALRRVLDEGIAA
- a CDS encoding SpoIIE family protein phosphatase, yielding MPTPLPVPMHRHSEGGRGQTVLLVDDEPIARVALAARLKRLGYRVIEAGDGKAGLDMLRRERPDLTILDWMMPEMDGPSFCELVRQDPELLTSQILMMTSHDQPEQIAEGLARGADDFLSKAASKYEITARVQAGMRAATLIRRLEHVTEEIRRKQEAIERELQSAARYVESLLPVAGTLLRGVRMVHAYRPSLALGGDLFNIVPWSEHMLGLYLLDASGHGVSPALRSASFATFLRRDSLLHAVGSNDPGAILTEANKQFPLTEDGNYFTITFARLDIRSRTLSYATAGHNGVLLHRRTGEICRMARPNLPLGFDGSMTYLTEKVHVEPGDRLYLLSDGLYEVPSSGGELWGQDRLEKTIRSFGERPLEEVISGTIATAIGWLGHEQFPDDVALMGVEIADLGEIFHDS